In Flavobacterium endoglycinae, one DNA window encodes the following:
- a CDS encoding GH1 family beta-glucosidase, with the protein MNKIESSFLNKNQFGEDFLWGVSTAAFQIEGAHDADGKGSSIWDVFTSQKGKIKNGHHAITACNFYNSYQDDINLIKELNIPNFRFSISWPRIMPTGNHPINQAGIDYYNKIIDSLIASGIEPWITLYHWDLPHALEVKGGWTNRESVSWFKEYVEICVQYFGDRVKNWMVINEPSVFTGAGYFLGIHAPGKRGITNYLKAIHHVTLATAAGGKIIRNRIPQANIGTTFSCTHIEPATENQKDIEAAKRVDTLLNRTFIEPILGLGYPQKDLPVLKKLNNYILEDDLKNLDFDFDFIGLQCYTREIVKYSLLTPYIGAELVSAEKRNVISTDMGWEVYPPALYHILKKFNEYNGIRKIIITENGAAFPDTVTNDKVYDIKRTHYIQDHLEQILKAKKDGLNVDGYFVWTLTDNFEWAEGYNARFGLIHVDFETQKRTIKNSGFWFKDFLS; encoded by the coding sequence ATGAATAAAATTGAAAGCTCATTTTTGAACAAAAACCAATTTGGTGAAGATTTCTTGTGGGGTGTTTCTACCGCTGCTTTCCAAATTGAAGGGGCACATGATGCCGACGGAAAAGGTTCTTCTATCTGGGATGTTTTTACTTCTCAAAAAGGAAAAATTAAAAACGGACATCATGCTATAACTGCCTGTAATTTTTACAACTCTTATCAGGACGACATTAATTTAATTAAGGAATTAAATATTCCGAATTTTAGATTTTCGATCAGCTGGCCTAGAATTATGCCCACTGGCAACCACCCTATCAATCAAGCAGGAATCGACTATTACAATAAAATTATAGATTCGCTAATTGCATCTGGAATCGAGCCTTGGATAACACTTTATCATTGGGATTTACCCCATGCACTCGAAGTTAAGGGAGGATGGACCAATCGTGAATCGGTTTCGTGGTTTAAAGAATATGTCGAAATCTGTGTACAATACTTTGGCGATCGCGTGAAAAACTGGATGGTTATTAACGAACCTTCTGTTTTTACTGGAGCAGGTTATTTTCTAGGAATTCACGCGCCCGGAAAAAGAGGAATTACCAATTACCTAAAAGCCATTCATCACGTTACTTTGGCTACAGCTGCTGGAGGAAAAATAATCCGAAACAGAATTCCGCAGGCAAATATTGGAACTACATTTTCCTGTACACACATTGAACCAGCAACAGAAAACCAAAAAGATATTGAAGCCGCAAAACGTGTCGATACTTTATTAAACCGAACTTTTATCGAGCCTATTTTAGGATTGGGATATCCGCAGAAAGATCTTCCAGTTCTTAAAAAACTCAACAATTATATTCTCGAAGATGATTTAAAAAATCTCGATTTTGATTTTGACTTTATAGGCCTGCAATGTTATACGCGTGAAATTGTAAAATATTCTCTCCTCACGCCATACATTGGTGCCGAATTGGTAAGTGCCGAAAAAAGAAACGTGATTTCAACCGACATGGGTTGGGAAGTTTATCCGCCAGCCTTGTATCATATTCTGAAAAAATTCAACGAATATAACGGAATCAGAAAGATCATTATCACCGAAAATGGTGCGGCTTTTCCTGATACCGTTACCAATGACAAAGTATATGATATAAAACGAACGCATTATATTCAGGATCATTTAGAACAGATTTTGAAAGCCAAAAAAGACGGTTTAAATGTAGATGGTTATTTTGTTTGGACTTTGACGGATAATTTCGAATGGGCAGAAGGTTATAATGCCCGATTCGGATTAATTCATGTTGATTTTGAAACTCAGAAAAGAACCATCAAAAATTCGGGATTTTGGTTTAAAGATTTTCTTTCTTAA
- a CDS encoding single stranded DNA-binding domain-containing protein — protein sequence MPKNYSILFVLLFIFSCKNAEAPPPPQINSFYKAVVTADDRKTITAEEAKTYHVNTTYKYEYRTGNPGNYEYNYDVKGINISGDSVYGNINVQGKYGAGILADSAAEIEINTEWISHGKLKAVDKKGNEYDLVVK from the coding sequence ATGCCAAAAAACTACTCAATTTTATTTGTGTTACTATTTATATTTTCCTGTAAAAATGCTGAAGCGCCACCTCCACCTCAGATAAATTCATTTTATAAAGCAGTAGTGACAGCCGATGACCGGAAAACAATTACGGCCGAAGAAGCCAAAACCTATCACGTAAATACCACTTATAAATACGAATATAGAACTGGAAATCCTGGAAATTACGAATACAATTATGATGTAAAAGGAATAAACATCAGCGGTGATTCGGTTTATGGAAATATAAATGTTCAGGGGAAATACGGAGCCGGAATTTTAGCCGACAGTGCCGCCGAAATCGAAATCAATACCGAATGGATTTCACACGGAAAATTAAAAGCTGTTGACAAAAAAGGAAATGAATACGATCTGGTCGTTAAATAA
- the yidD gene encoding membrane protein insertion efficiency factor YidD: MFWRQYTWLYYSETNGCFSEKMKYLILLVIKIYWKTIPPSRRRKCIFRKSCSKYVFKTTQEQGFSKGLKAFWFRYKNCRGGFQIFKNPISNNVQIILPSQIIIEREEIAERLLK, encoded by the coding sequence ATGTTTTGGCGGCAATACACCTGGTTATACTACAGTGAAACAAATGGTTGTTTTTCAGAAAAAATGAAATATTTAATACTATTAGTAATAAAAATCTATTGGAAAACAATACCTCCTTCAAGAAGGAGAAAATGTATTTTTAGAAAATCCTGTTCTAAATATGTTTTTAAAACAACTCAAGAGCAAGGTTTTAGTAAAGGACTAAAAGCATTTTGGTTCCGATACAAAAATTGCAGAGGTGGTTTTCAGATTTTTAAAAATCCTATAAGCAATAATGTTCAAATAATTCTTCCCTCTCAAATAATCATTGAAAGGGAAGAAATCGCTGAAAGATTACTTAAATAG
- a CDS encoding ABC transporter permease — translation MKPLSQLFSLKKTEDSSFKSFEENEEDREQIRITYYQSGFAASVKATGKPIVLKACLQNLYMSFEDQCRKQKMEQDRLKQPYREEQEKNRTELKKSETAIGIYEKKEQDINDNMDQIKNEIIEVKRNPDKYGIEEGKGLKAQFYIGLILLLPITLYVLVFYISASYSAFFKEFSNDSLTAAIFDADAFTNAFKASWLEGVLVTTIPFVFMGLGYVIHMVQKGKGIKNIFRLVSLFAITFLFDSLLAYIIEKKIYEFNKTTESSPYNLNIALGEPEFWMIIFAGFVVYIIWGLVFDFVMKEFENIDKIRAFIRGRKENLLNLEKQKTDYINKINDFKQQIVIFNGRISELQSKIDGFVFPVKEYLHYHHQYKEGWFQAIGTELALPYKEKEELLQNCELYSEEHLSKLNLIDPDFQHLVYSKN, via the coding sequence ATGAAACCACTTTCACAACTATTTAGTTTAAAAAAAACAGAAGATTCTTCTTTTAAATCTTTCGAAGAAAATGAAGAAGACAGAGAACAAATTAGAATTACCTATTATCAAAGCGGTTTCGCAGCTTCGGTAAAAGCAACAGGAAAGCCAATTGTTTTAAAAGCATGTCTTCAAAATTTATACATGAGTTTTGAAGATCAGTGCCGAAAACAAAAGATGGAACAAGACAGATTAAAACAACCGTATCGCGAAGAACAGGAAAAAAACAGAACCGAACTCAAAAAGTCTGAAACAGCAATTGGTATTTATGAAAAAAAAGAGCAAGATATCAATGACAATATGGATCAGATTAAAAACGAAATCATCGAAGTAAAACGCAATCCTGATAAATACGGAATTGAAGAAGGAAAAGGTCTTAAAGCCCAATTTTATATTGGTTTAATTCTTCTGTTACCAATTACATTATACGTTTTGGTTTTCTATATTTCAGCTTCTTATTCTGCCTTTTTCAAGGAATTTTCAAACGACAGTTTAACAGCTGCTATATTTGATGCTGATGCCTTTACAAATGCCTTTAAAGCAAGCTGGCTCGAAGGAGTTCTAGTAACCACTATTCCATTTGTTTTTATGGGATTGGGTTATGTTATACACATGGTTCAAAAAGGCAAGGGAATAAAAAACATCTTCAGACTTGTATCACTTTTTGCCATTACCTTTTTATTCGATTCTCTTTTGGCTTATATCATCGAGAAAAAAATCTATGAGTTTAATAAAACGACAGAATCATCTCCTTATAATTTAAACATTGCTCTAGGTGAACCAGAATTCTGGATGATCATATTTGCCGGTTTCGTAGTTTACATTATCTGGGGACTTGTATTTGACTTTGTCATGAAAGAATTTGAAAACATTGATAAAATCAGAGCTTTTATAAGAGGCAGAAAAGAAAACCTTCTTAATCTGGAAAAACAAAAAACCGATTACATCAACAAAATCAATGATTTCAAACAGCAAATTGTCATCTTCAATGGCAGAATCTCTGAACTTCAATCTAAAATTGACGGCTTTGTTTTTCCTGTAAAAGAATATCTTCATTATCATCATCAATATAAAGAAGGTTGGTTTCAAGCAATTGGTACTGAATTAGCCTTACCTTATAAAGAAAAAGAAGAGCTTCTGCAAAACTGTGAGTTATATTCTGAAGAGCACTTAAGCAAATTAAACCTAATCGATCCTGATTTTCAACATTTAGTATATTCTAAAAATTAA
- a CDS encoding tellurite resistance TerB family protein codes for MITLELKSHFLRLYQMALSDEQFNVLELQMLYHFADERGIPKEELDKLFLNPINTEFIVPEALNTKIEYLYDLTRIIWADGKITDDELNMLRKYCRKFDFVEENINDLSDYLIDCVQKNIGKEEIISQLNA; via the coding sequence ATGATAACACTAGAACTAAAAAGCCATTTTTTAAGATTATACCAAATGGCATTATCTGACGAACAATTTAATGTACTAGAACTTCAAATGCTGTATCATTTTGCAGATGAAAGAGGAATTCCAAAAGAAGAACTTGACAAACTTTTTCTAAATCCTATTAATACTGAATTTATAGTTCCAGAAGCTTTAAATACAAAAATTGAATATCTCTATGATCTTACCCGAATTATCTGGGCAGATGGAAAAATAACAGACGACGAATTAAATATGCTTAGAAAATACTGTCGAAAATTTGATTTTGTCGAAGAAAATATCAATGATTTATCTGACTATCTTATTGATTGTGTCCAGAAAAACATTGGCAAAGAAGAAATTATTAGTCAACTAAACGCTTAA
- a CDS encoding excalibur calcium-binding domain-containing protein, protein MGYRRGYYRKDGTYVQGHFANNRSKFSNKNNGCMLLILVFIAFSSMISCSESSDCPTKTCGDFSTQAQAQATYDSNRSCYKNLDADGDGKACESLK, encoded by the coding sequence ATGGGATATCGAAGAGGATATTACAGAAAAGACGGGACATATGTCCAAGGGCATTTTGCCAATAACAGATCCAAATTCTCAAACAAAAATAACGGATGCATGCTCCTCATTTTGGTTTTTATTGCTTTTAGTTCAATGATTTCATGTTCCGAATCATCTGATTGTCCAACAAAAACTTGTGGTGATTTTTCAACTCAGGCACAAGCTCAGGCAACTTATGACAGTAATAGAAGCTGTTATAAAAATTTAGATGCCGATGGAGATGGAAAAGCATGTGAATCCCTAAAATAA
- a CDS encoding DUF4236 domain-containing protein, which translates to MGFRFQKRIKLGGGLGLNISQSGISPSFRTKIGTFSKNGYSTKTGIPGVRYQNSGCLVLFVFTGLITFLIYKL; encoded by the coding sequence ATGGGCTTTCGATTTCAAAAAAGAATCAAACTTGGAGGCGGACTTGGATTAAACATCAGTCAATCTGGAATTTCTCCAAGTTTCAGAACAAAAATAGGCACATTTAGTAAAAATGGCTATTCGACCAAAACAGGCATTCCAGGAGTACGATACCAAAATAGCGGATGCCTTGTACTATTTGTCTTCACAGGACTAATTACATTTTTAATCTATAAACTTTAA
- a CDS encoding response regulator transcription factor, translating into MFKKVIIAEDLDAMNLGIIQVLKDLEIANYQHSKYCDDAFLKIRRAIQDNEPYDLLISDLSFKTDHREVKIENGDELIQKVRELQPNIKIIAYSVEDKSYRIKSLFDNDGVDAFVLKGLTSIEELKKAMNVISTSDQKFISPEVASALQEKNNYEIDDLDIKILKHLSAGTSQDEIIEIFKSSDIKPNSKSAIEKRLSKLKDFFKANNTVHLVSITKDMGII; encoded by the coding sequence ATGTTTAAAAAAGTAATTATAGCCGAGGATCTTGATGCAATGAATTTAGGAATCATTCAGGTACTGAAAGATTTAGAGATTGCTAATTATCAGCATTCCAAATATTGTGATGATGCATTTTTAAAAATCCGAAGAGCTATTCAAGACAATGAACCTTATGATTTATTAATCAGCGATCTTTCGTTTAAAACCGATCACCGTGAGGTAAAAATCGAAAATGGTGACGAATTGATTCAAAAAGTCCGTGAATTACAACCTAATATTAAAATCATTGCTTATTCTGTAGAAGATAAAAGCTACCGAATTAAATCACTTTTTGATAATGATGGAGTCGACGCTTTTGTGCTTAAAGGTCTTACAAGTATAGAAGAGCTTAAAAAAGCAATGAATGTAATTTCTACTTCAGATCAAAAATTCATTTCGCCAGAAGTTGCTTCTGCCTTACAAGAAAAGAATAATTACGAAATAGACGATTTAGACATTAAAATCCTAAAACATTTGTCTGCGGGAACATCACAAGATGAAATCATAGAAATCTTTAAAAGCTCAGATATCAAACCAAATAGCAAAAGCGCCATAGAAAAACGACTTTCCAAACTCAAAGACTTTTTTAAAGCCAATAATACGGTTCATCTGGTTTCGATTACTAAAGACATGGGAATTATTTAA
- a CDS encoding tetratricopeptide repeat-containing sensor histidine kinase encodes MYYKLVLSGKVSFMLRSPFFYFLFFVCLLSCKKEAAIILPKGNAEREKAIIIRDKALVNFQNKNYNSAFYIFNKSKITFENLKDSANTIYNLIQMAAIQQINGDYYGSKETLTEALPYIKQKDIYSAAINNHFGIADKELSLYQDAIYYYKEALKDCKDSISRKAPLNNIAVVYILQNKYDKAVNILESIVFKGKLTDKAFLKTQARILDNLGFAYFKKGSAEKGLLYMKESLQIRTELNDLYGSIESNLHLAEFYAGDNTQKSNQYSLAAYKIATESNSVDERLKALAFLISNGAGTHYAQKYISINDSITKIRNNYKNKFAKIKYDSKKEKDENQKLRLERAENQLALQKAEYQRIFYIIGIASLFLLIAYLIKRHKHRTRLVEIKTAYNTETRIAKDIHDELANDVFHVITYTQTQSLATDNSKQTLLQKLDHIYSRVRGISRENSNVDTGNYYSRNLKEMLSTYNTPNTNVIITNIEKISWDDIEDEKKVTIQRVLQELMVNMKKHSAAPLVVVKFENTSNNVLINYTDNGKGCEKSKIIKNGLQNMENRILAIKGTITFDTEPDKGFKVKITMPK; translated from the coding sequence ATGTACTATAAATTAGTACTTTCGGGGAAAGTAAGTTTTATGCTGCGTTCCCCGTTTTTTTATTTCCTCTTTTTTGTTTGCCTTCTTTCCTGTAAAAAAGAAGCTGCTATTATTTTACCGAAAGGCAATGCAGAAAGAGAAAAAGCGATTATAATACGGGATAAAGCTCTTGTAAATTTTCAAAACAAAAATTATAACAGTGCATTCTACATTTTTAATAAATCTAAAATAACATTTGAGAATTTAAAAGACAGCGCCAATACCATTTACAACCTTATACAAATGGCTGCTATTCAGCAGATCAACGGCGATTATTATGGCAGCAAAGAAACTCTAACCGAAGCGCTTCCTTATATTAAACAAAAAGACATTTACAGTGCTGCAATTAATAACCATTTTGGAATAGCAGACAAGGAACTCTCACTTTATCAAGATGCTATTTATTATTACAAAGAAGCCTTGAAAGACTGTAAAGATTCTATTTCAAGAAAGGCTCCTTTAAATAATATTGCCGTCGTGTATATATTACAGAATAAATATGATAAGGCCGTTAATATACTTGAATCAATTGTATTTAAAGGAAAATTAACCGATAAGGCCTTTTTAAAAACACAAGCCAGAATTCTTGACAATTTAGGATTTGCGTATTTTAAAAAAGGAAGTGCCGAAAAAGGACTTTTATATATGAAAGAAAGTCTTCAGATAAGAACCGAATTAAATGATCTTTACGGAAGTATTGAGAGTAATCTGCACCTAGCTGAATTTTATGCGGGAGATAATACGCAGAAATCAAATCAATATTCACTTGCGGCGTATAAAATAGCAACAGAATCAAACAGTGTTGACGAACGTTTAAAGGCTTTGGCTTTTTTAATTTCTAATGGAGCTGGTACTCACTATGCTCAAAAATACATTTCGATAAACGACAGCATCACTAAAATTAGAAACAATTATAAAAACAAATTCGCCAAAATAAAATACGATTCTAAGAAGGAGAAAGACGAAAATCAAAAGTTACGTTTAGAAAGAGCCGAAAATCAGCTCGCACTCCAAAAAGCAGAATACCAAAGAATTTTTTACATAATAGGAATAGCTTCTTTATTTCTTTTAATTGCCTATTTAATAAAACGTCATAAACACAGAACTCGTCTTGTAGAAATCAAAACGGCATACAATACCGAAACTCGGATCGCGAAAGATATACACGACGAACTCGCTAATGATGTTTTTCATGTTATTACCTATACACAAACACAATCTTTGGCAACTGATAACAGTAAACAAACACTATTACAAAAACTGGATCATATTTATTCGAGAGTCCGCGGAATTTCACGAGAAAACAGTAATGTCGATACTGGAAATTATTATTCTCGCAATCTTAAAGAAATGCTTTCAACCTATAATACTCCTAATACTAATGTTATTATTACCAATATTGAAAAAATAAGCTGGGACGACATCGAAGATGAAAAAAAGGTTACTATACAGCGCGTATTACAGGAATTGATGGTTAATATGAAAAAACATAGCGCAGCTCCTCTTGTAGTTGTGAAATTTGAAAACACCTCTAATAACGTATTAATAAATTATACTGATAACGGAAAAGGCTGCGAAAAATCAAAAATTATAAAAAATGGTTTACAAAATATGGAAAACCGTATTCTAGCCATAAAAGGAACTATTACTTTTGACACTGAACCCGACAAAGGTTTCAAAGTAAAAATAACAATGCCTAAATAA
- a CDS encoding lipocalin family protein: MKIKSILLGLLSISFFAVSCSNDDNEGETIVPLQGKYNLSKTGTIVNGQEVLVDAPQNESGCSRDYLELKLSNVAVIGDYDGDNCALTETTGTYVRSHNDLTITIGNASSVSDIMNLTNKELKIKDKTTGIITVYTR, from the coding sequence ATGAAAATTAAATCAATATTATTAGGATTATTAAGTATCAGTTTTTTTGCAGTATCTTGCAGTAACGATGATAACGAAGGAGAAACAATTGTTCCATTACAAGGGAAATACAATTTAAGTAAAACGGGAACAATTGTAAACGGACAGGAAGTGTTAGTCGATGCACCACAAAATGAAAGTGGATGTAGTAGAGATTATCTAGAATTAAAATTAAGTAATGTAGCTGTTATAGGTGATTACGATGGTGATAACTGTGCCTTAACAGAAACTACAGGAACTTACGTAAGATCTCACAATGATTTAACAATTACTATTGGTAATGCAAGTAGTGTAAGCGACATTATGAATCTTACTAATAAAGAATTGAAAATAAAAGATAAAACTACTGGTATAATTACAGTTTATACTAGATAA